In Streptomyces nodosus, one DNA window encodes the following:
- a CDS encoding FGGY family carbohydrate kinase, which translates to MTAVLAIDQGTSGTKAVVVDAATGGVVAIAEETVRPTYLPGGGVEQNPHELLDSVLNAGRRAVSAAGRPVDCVALANQGETVLAWDPATGAPLSPAIVWQDRRAEGICAELSGHAEDIARRTGLVLDPYFSAPKMAWLRRNLTREGVVTTTDTWLVHHLTGEFVTDAATASRSLILDLDSASWDGELAGLFGLGEERLPRIVACDEIVGTTRAFGSEVPVAGLIVDQQAALVAEACLDEGTAKCTYGTGAFLLANTGLHPVRSSAGLTTSVAWRAAGRTPYCVDGQVYTVASAVRWLQDLGLIRSATELDELAASDAEGVLCVPAFAGLAAPWWAPDATASFTGMTLATRREHLVLALLQGIAAQVAGLCGLVAADLGEPLTRLRADGGLTNSAVLMQAQADIAQIPVDIYPHAHATPLGAAALARCALDPSLGLAEAVGDWKPTTVYEPRWSADRAEEFRSTWARAATAGATKGDHS; encoded by the coding sequence ATGACCGCCGTCCTCGCCATCGACCAGGGCACCTCGGGCACCAAGGCAGTCGTCGTCGACGCCGCGACGGGAGGCGTGGTCGCCATCGCCGAGGAGACCGTCCGTCCCACCTATCTCCCGGGCGGCGGGGTCGAGCAGAACCCGCACGAACTGCTCGACTCCGTCCTCAACGCCGGCCGCCGCGCGGTGAGCGCGGCCGGCCGCCCGGTCGACTGTGTGGCCCTGGCCAACCAGGGGGAGACGGTCCTGGCCTGGGACCCGGCCACCGGAGCACCGCTGTCGCCGGCCATCGTGTGGCAGGACCGCCGGGCGGAGGGCATCTGCGCCGAGCTGTCCGGGCACGCCGAGGACATCGCCCGGCGCACCGGGCTCGTCCTCGACCCGTACTTCTCCGCGCCCAAGATGGCCTGGCTGCGCCGCAACCTCACCCGCGAGGGTGTGGTGACCACCACCGACACCTGGCTGGTGCACCATCTGACGGGCGAGTTCGTCACCGACGCCGCCACCGCCAGCCGTTCGCTGATCCTCGATCTGGACAGCGCCTCCTGGGACGGCGAGCTCGCCGGGCTGTTCGGCCTGGGCGAGGAGCGGCTGCCCCGCATCGTCGCCTGCGACGAGATCGTCGGCACCACCCGGGCCTTCGGCTCCGAGGTGCCGGTGGCCGGCCTGATCGTCGACCAGCAGGCGGCCCTGGTCGCCGAGGCCTGTCTGGACGAGGGCACCGCCAAGTGCACCTATGGGACCGGGGCGTTCCTGCTGGCCAACACCGGACTGCACCCGGTGCGTTCCAGCGCCGGGCTGACCACCTCGGTGGCCTGGCGGGCGGCCGGGCGCACCCCGTACTGCGTGGACGGACAGGTCTACACCGTCGCCTCCGCGGTGCGGTGGCTCCAGGACCTCGGCCTCATCCGGTCGGCGACCGAGCTGGACGAGCTGGCCGCGTCCGACGCCGAGGGCGTGCTGTGCGTGCCCGCGTTCGCCGGGCTCGCCGCCCCCTGGTGGGCGCCGGACGCCACCGCCTCCTTCACCGGGATGACGCTGGCCACCCGTCGCGAGCATCTCGTCCTGGCCCTGCTTCAGGGGATCGCCGCGCAGGTCGCCGGGTTGTGCGGACTGGTCGCGGCCGACCTCGGCGAGCCGCTGACCCGGCTGCGCGCGGACGGCGGACTGACCAACTCGGCCGTCCTGATGCAGGCGCAGGCCGACATCGCCCAGATCCCCGTCGACATCTACCCCCACGCCCACGCCACCCCGCTGGGCGCGGCCGCCCTGGCCCGCTGCGCCCTCGATCCTTCGCTCGGCCTCGCCGAGGCCGTCGGCGACTGGAAGCCGACCACCGTCTATGAACCCCGCTGGTCCGCGGACCGGGCCGAGGAGTTCCGCAGCACATGGGCGCGGGCCGCGACGGCCGGCGCCACCAAGGGAGATCACTCATGA
- a CDS encoding NAD(P)/FAD-dependent oxidoreductase yields MTATPRSPHDGVYDVAVIGGGIVGAAIARELSGCDVSVALLEARDDVGDGTSKANTAILHTGFDAKPGTLESRLVARGYHLLSAYAEATGIPVEHTGAVLVAWNEEELEALPGLKEKAEANGYTRCRIVDADEVYAALPDLGEGVLGGLTVPDESIICTWTTNLALATDARQRGTTILLKHAVTGVEEGTEATTLHTAAGEVRARWVVNAAGLGADHIDRLFGHDRFTVTPRRGELFVFDKLTRPLVNKIVLPVPTSRGKGVLISPTIYGNVMLGPTAEDLTDRTDTATSEDGYAFLLSKGERLMPRLLAEEVTASYAGLRAAIDRSDYLIEASPEQRYLLVGGIRSTGLTAGIAIAEHVRGLLEKAGLPLRTREELPPPPRMPNIGEATLRPYQDGDLIDRDPAYGTVVCFCERVTEGEIRDACHAPLPARTLEGLRRRTRVMNGRCQGFFCGAAVTALLEQHQTDDGCRSQHKDNR; encoded by the coding sequence ATGACCGCCACCCCCCGCTCCCCCCACGACGGCGTCTACGACGTCGCGGTGATCGGCGGCGGTATCGTCGGCGCGGCGATCGCGCGCGAACTGTCCGGATGCGATGTCTCGGTCGCACTGCTCGAGGCCCGCGACGACGTGGGCGACGGAACAAGCAAGGCCAACACGGCGATCCTGCACACCGGTTTCGACGCCAAGCCCGGCACCCTGGAGTCCAGGCTGGTGGCCCGCGGCTATCACCTGCTGAGCGCCTATGCCGAAGCCACCGGCATCCCCGTCGAGCACACCGGCGCGGTGCTGGTGGCCTGGAACGAGGAGGAGCTCGAGGCGCTGCCCGGCCTCAAGGAGAAGGCCGAGGCCAACGGCTACACCCGGTGCCGGATCGTCGACGCCGACGAGGTCTACGCCGCCCTGCCCGACCTCGGTGAGGGCGTGCTCGGCGGGCTGACCGTGCCCGACGAGTCCATCATCTGCACCTGGACCACCAATCTCGCGCTCGCCACCGACGCCCGGCAGCGCGGCACCACGATCCTGCTGAAGCACGCCGTCACCGGTGTCGAGGAGGGCACCGAGGCGACCACCCTGCACACCGCGGCCGGTGAGGTGCGGGCACGCTGGGTGGTCAACGCCGCGGGCCTGGGCGCCGACCACATCGACCGGCTCTTCGGCCACGACCGCTTCACCGTCACCCCCCGGCGCGGTGAGCTCTTCGTCTTCGACAAGCTCACCCGCCCCCTGGTGAACAAGATCGTGCTCCCGGTGCCGACCTCCCGGGGCAAGGGCGTGCTGATCTCCCCGACCATCTACGGCAATGTGATGCTCGGCCCCACCGCCGAGGACCTCACCGACCGCACGGACACGGCCACCTCGGAGGACGGCTACGCCTTCCTCCTCTCCAAGGGCGAGCGGCTGATGCCGAGGCTGCTGGCCGAGGAGGTCACCGCCAGCTACGCCGGGCTGCGGGCCGCCATCGACCGCTCCGACTATCTGATCGAGGCCTCTCCCGAGCAGCGCTATCTCCTGGTCGGCGGCATCCGCTCCACCGGGCTGACCGCGGGCATCGCCATCGCCGAGCATGTCCGCGGCCTGCTGGAGAAGGCGGGCCTGCCGCTGCGCACCCGCGAGGAGCTGCCGCCCCCGCCCCGGATGCCCAACATCGGCGAGGCCACGCTCCGCCCCTACCAGGACGGCGACCTCATCGACCGCGACCCCGCCTACGGCACCGTGGTCTGCTTCTGCGAGCGGGTGACCGAGGGCGAGATCCGGGACGCCTGCCATGCCCCGCTGCCCGCCCGCACCCTCGAGGGGCTGCGCCGCCGCACCCGCGTCATGAACGGCCGCTGCCAGGGCTTCTTCTGCGGCGCGGCCGTCACCGCCCTGCTCGAACAGCACCAGACCGACGACGGCTGCCGCAGCCAGCACAAGGACAACCGATGA
- a CDS encoding NAD(P)/FAD-dependent oxidoreductase, with the protein MTHQPRLITPDVLIIGGGPAGLTAAAELAGRRAGKILVVDREQDAGGIPRHSDHTGYGLRDLHRVMSGPAYARHLLQAATAAGAEIRTSTMVTGWADADTLDVTSPEGRYRIRPRALVLATGARERPRTARRVPGDRPHGVYTTGQLQNLVHLHHRPVGKRAVIVGGELVSWSAAVTLREAGCTPALMISQYPKAESYGAFNAAGRTVLRVPVATRSRVTRIIGKGRCEAVEIEHLDTGRRRTVACDTVVFTGDWIPDHELARAAGITLDTGTLGPLTDTALRTSLPGVFAAGNLLHPVDTADVAALDGKHVAEQVVRYLNGERPSDQGVRLIADAPFRWVAPQLLRPQDPAPARGRLLLWTDEFVRFPKVTVRQDGRVVSRRTLAWPAAPGRVFRVPSGLLDGVSPTGGPVHIGLR; encoded by the coding sequence ATGACCCACCAGCCGCGCCTGATCACCCCCGACGTCCTCATCATCGGTGGCGGACCCGCGGGCCTGACCGCCGCCGCCGAGCTGGCGGGCCGCCGCGCCGGGAAGATCCTGGTCGTCGACCGCGAACAGGACGCGGGCGGCATCCCCCGCCACAGCGACCACACCGGCTACGGCCTGCGCGACCTGCACCGCGTCATGTCCGGGCCCGCCTACGCCCGCCATCTGCTCCAGGCGGCCACGGCGGCCGGGGCGGAGATCCGCACCAGCACCATGGTCACCGGCTGGGCCGACGCGGACACCCTCGACGTCACCAGCCCCGAAGGCCGCTACCGGATCCGTCCCAGGGCCCTGGTGCTGGCCACCGGTGCCCGGGAACGCCCCCGTACCGCGCGCCGGGTCCCCGGTGACCGCCCGCACGGTGTCTACACCACCGGCCAGTTGCAGAACCTCGTCCATCTCCATCACCGGCCGGTCGGCAAGCGTGCCGTCATCGTCGGCGGTGAACTGGTGAGCTGGTCAGCGGCCGTCACCCTGCGTGAGGCGGGCTGCACCCCCGCCCTCATGATCAGCCAGTATCCGAAGGCGGAGTCCTACGGCGCCTTCAACGCGGCCGGACGCACCGTGCTGCGCGTGCCCGTCGCGACGCGGAGCCGGGTCACCCGGATCATCGGCAAGGGCCGCTGCGAGGCCGTGGAGATCGAGCATCTGGACACGGGCCGGCGTCGTACGGTCGCCTGTGACACCGTCGTCTTCACCGGTGACTGGATCCCCGACCACGAACTGGCGCGTGCCGCCGGCATCACCCTGGACACCGGCACGCTCGGCCCCCTGACGGACACCGCGCTGCGCACCAGCCTGCCGGGCGTCTTCGCGGCCGGCAATCTGCTGCATCCCGTCGACACCGCGGATGTCGCCGCCCTCGACGGCAAGCATGTCGCCGAGCAGGTCGTCCGCTATCTGAACGGCGAGCGCCCCTCCGACCAGGGGGTCCGTCTGATCGCGGACGCGCCCTTCCGCTGGGTCGCCCCGCAGTTGCTGCGGCCGCAGGACCCGGCGCCCGCCCGGGGCCGACTGCTGCTGTGGACCGACGAGTTCGTCCGCTTCCCCAAGGTGACCGTGCGCCAGGACGGACGGGTCGTCAGCCGCCGTACGCTCGCCTGGCCCGCCGCCCCCGGACGCGTCTTCCGCGTCCCCTCGGGCCTGCTCGACGGGGTCTCCCCCACCGGCGGCCCGGTCCACATCGGCCTGCGGTAG
- a CDS encoding metal-dependent phosphohydrolase: MELRSVEELMDLLHAPRGARNTAGGSGDPVDPYDHALRTAALLRRSHPADKELQVAGLVHGIGRLLRPGDDTNHTDRAQRAARAIRPLLGERVSRLVGLHGAARRYLGAFPPGRGPSAPGAPVPARQDGPMTPSEAAAFERDPLAGDAVTLRQADEAATVDCLDAGVLEDWRTVLELVAARQSRLGALD; this comes from the coding sequence ATGGAGCTGCGCAGCGTCGAGGAGCTGATGGATCTGCTGCACGCGCCCCGGGGCGCGCGGAACACCGCGGGCGGCAGCGGCGATCCGGTCGATCCCTATGACCACGCCCTGCGGACGGCCGCACTGCTGCGCCGAAGTCACCCCGCGGACAAGGAACTTCAGGTGGCGGGGCTGGTGCACGGCATCGGCCGGCTGCTGCGGCCCGGCGACGACACCAATCACACCGACCGGGCACAACGCGCGGCCCGGGCGATACGGCCGCTGCTCGGCGAGCGGGTCTCCCGGCTGGTGGGCCTGCACGGGGCCGCGCGGCGCTATCTGGGCGCGTTCCCGCCGGGGCGCGGGCCGTCCGCACCGGGCGCTCCGGTCCCCGCCCGCCAGGACGGGCCGATGACCCCCTCGGAGGCCGCCGCCTTCGAACGCGATCCGCTGGCCGGTGACGCGGTCACCCTGCGGCAGGCGGACGAGGCGGCGACGGTGGACTGTCTGGACGCCGGGGTGCTGGAGGACTGGCGGACGGTCCTCGAACTGGTGGCGGCCCGGCAGTCCCGGCTGGGAGCCCTGGACTGA
- a CDS encoding glycosyltransferase 87 family protein gives MCRRPGSAAPRARAFGRWAARRAGWFLAASLVLHTLAAVFFSPSPLDLRVYREAAPLLLSGELYDYRLHTAPPIPELPFTYPPFAALVFLPLSWLPRTVAVVLWQAASVAALAVICSGAERLLRGGRGGPSRSRVMLWTAGGLWLEPVRHTLDQGQVNLLLLAPVLAALAAPHTPQIRGAALGLASAVKLTPAFGGLYLLATRQWRAAAWAVLAAAGATALAWAVAPGESARYWFGLVTQTQRIGPFWSVRNQSLRGAVGRLLGQGALASPAWWTALAPATLLTGYALWSAARRRDRLGILVTAGLYGLLVSPISWSHHWVWCLPAMIWLAHGPGRRRLLHRVTLAVWTVATVSRLVPLLIRLEDGLAHPDPYPALLAWPGTVYAACAVLTLLAVAAGPGTAPSREPAADSRPLEAPRIRR, from the coding sequence ATGTGCCGCCGACCCGGATCCGCCGCGCCCCGGGCCCGTGCGTTCGGACGGTGGGCGGCCCGCCGTGCCGGGTGGTTCCTGGCCGCGTCCCTGGTCCTCCACACCCTTGCCGCCGTCTTCTTCTCGCCGTCGCCGTTGGACCTGCGCGTCTACCGTGAGGCCGCTCCCCTGCTGCTCTCCGGCGAGTTGTACGACTACCGGCTGCACACCGCCCCGCCGATCCCCGAACTCCCCTTCACCTACCCGCCGTTCGCCGCCCTGGTGTTCCTGCCGCTGTCCTGGCTGCCCCGGACCGTCGCGGTGGTGCTGTGGCAGGCGGCCTCCGTGGCGGCGCTCGCCGTGATCTGCTCCGGCGCCGAGCGACTGCTGCGCGGCGGCCGCGGCGGTCCTTCCCGGTCCCGTGTCATGCTCTGGACGGCGGGCGGACTCTGGCTGGAGCCGGTGCGCCACACGCTGGACCAGGGGCAGGTCAATCTGCTGCTGCTCGCCCCGGTGCTGGCGGCACTGGCCGCGCCGCACACGCCTCAGATCCGGGGGGCGGCCCTCGGTCTGGCGTCCGCGGTGAAGCTGACCCCGGCCTTCGGCGGCCTGTATCTGCTGGCCACCCGGCAGTGGCGGGCAGCGGCCTGGGCGGTCCTCGCCGCGGCCGGGGCCACCGCGCTGGCCTGGGCCGTCGCTCCCGGGGAGTCGGCGCGTTACTGGTTCGGCCTGGTGACTCAGACTCAGCGCATCGGCCCCTTCTGGTCGGTGCGCAACCAGTCCCTGCGCGGCGCCGTCGGCAGGCTCCTCGGCCAGGGCGCCCTCGCCTCCCCGGCCTGGTGGACGGCGCTGGCGCCGGCCACCCTCCTCACCGGGTACGCGCTGTGGAGCGCCGCACGGCGCCGGGACCGGCTCGGCATCCTGGTGACCGCCGGGCTGTACGGGCTGCTGGTGTCCCCCATCTCCTGGAGCCACCACTGGGTCTGGTGCCTTCCGGCCATGATCTGGCTGGCTCACGGCCCCGGCCGGCGGCGGCTGTTGCACCGGGTCACGCTGGCGGTCTGGACCGTCGCCACGGTGTCCCGGCTGGTCCCGCTCCTGATCCGGCTGGAGGACGGTCTGGCGCACCCCGACCCGTACCCGGCGCTCCTGGCCTGGCCCGGCACGGTCTACGCCGCCTGTGCCGTGCTGACGCTTCTCGCCGTCGCAGCCGGCCCGGGCACGGCACCGTCCCGGGAGCCTGCGGCCGACTCACGGCCCCTGGAAGCACCTCGCATCCGGCGCTGA
- a CDS encoding SDR family NAD(P)-dependent oxidoreductase, with product MTVTQDGPVGGDPAVVDEESHGPGIDPERLAVCLGVLEELDTIDVDHPDAIKVRRATSHIYRTVKQRRRQERRAAKTAHDKAVTEATATGSAQRIDDETEGILPSSATEAGRVAGILRRPRSCYVCKSRYVEVDYFYHQLCPRCATENRDRRDARTDLTGRRALLTGGRAKIGMYIALRLLRDGAHTTITTRFPNDAIRRFKAQPDSDEWIHRLKIVGIDLRDPAQVVALADSVAAEGPLDILINNAAQTVRRSPAAYSELVAAESAPLPAGELPSAEVIGTFGSGAVAALPVAAGGALTAQDVTDLALVSGSASLERIAAGTAIDAGGLVPDLHHTNSWIQAVEEVTPVELLEVQLCNSTAPFILISRLRAALSAAQARRTYIVNVSAMEGVFERGYKGAGHPHTNMAKAALNMLTRTSAQEMFEKDGILMTAVDTGWITDERPHPDKVRLADAGFHAPLDLVDGAARVYDPIVRGEQGEDLYGVFLKDYAPGKW from the coding sequence ATGACGGTGACACAGGACGGCCCGGTGGGCGGCGATCCGGCGGTGGTGGACGAGGAGTCCCACGGACCCGGCATCGACCCGGAGCGGCTCGCCGTCTGCCTCGGCGTGCTGGAGGAACTCGACACCATCGATGTGGACCACCCCGACGCGATCAAGGTGCGCCGGGCCACCTCGCACATCTACCGCACGGTCAAGCAGCGCCGCCGCCAGGAGCGCCGCGCCGCCAAGACCGCCCATGACAAGGCGGTCACCGAGGCCACCGCGACCGGCTCCGCGCAGCGCATCGACGACGAGACCGAGGGCATCCTGCCGTCGTCGGCCACCGAGGCCGGCCGGGTCGCCGGGATACTCCGGCGCCCGCGCTCCTGCTATGTCTGCAAGAGCCGCTATGTCGAGGTCGACTACTTCTATCACCAGCTCTGCCCCCGGTGCGCGACCGAGAACCGGGACCGCCGTGACGCCCGCACCGACCTCACCGGCAGGCGCGCCCTGCTCACCGGCGGCCGCGCCAAGATCGGCATGTATATCGCCCTGCGGCTGCTCCGGGACGGCGCCCACACCACGATCACCACCCGCTTCCCCAACGACGCGATCCGCCGCTTCAAGGCCCAGCCCGACAGCGACGAGTGGATCCACCGGCTGAAGATCGTCGGCATCGACCTGCGCGACCCGGCCCAGGTGGTGGCGCTGGCCGACTCGGTGGCCGCGGAGGGCCCGCTGGACATCCTGATCAACAACGCGGCGCAGACCGTACGCCGCTCCCCGGCGGCCTACAGCGAGCTGGTGGCCGCCGAGTCCGCGCCGCTTCCCGCGGGCGAGCTGCCCTCCGCCGAGGTCATCGGGACCTTCGGCTCCGGGGCCGTGGCGGCGCTGCCGGTGGCCGCCGGCGGCGCGCTGACCGCGCAGGACGTCACCGACCTCGCCCTGGTGTCGGGATCGGCCTCGCTGGAGCGGATCGCGGCCGGTACGGCGATCGACGCGGGCGGACTCGTCCCCGATCTGCACCACACCAACAGCTGGATCCAGGCCGTGGAGGAGGTCACCCCGGTCGAACTGCTGGAGGTGCAGCTGTGCAACTCCACGGCGCCCTTCATCCTGATCAGCCGACTGCGGGCCGCACTGAGCGCCGCACAGGCCCGGCGCACCTACATCGTGAACGTCTCGGCGATGGAGGGCGTCTTCGAGCGCGGCTACAAGGGCGCGGGCCATCCGCACACCAATATGGCCAAGGCCGCCCTGAACATGCTGACCCGCACCAGCGCCCAGGAGATGTTCGAGAAGGACGGCATCCTGATGACGGCCGTCGACACCGGCTGGATCACCGATGAGCGCCCGCACCCGGACAAGGTGCGCCTTGCGGACGCGGGCTTCCACGCTCCGCTGGACCTCGTCGACGGAGCGGCCCGGGTATACGATCCGATTGTGCGCGGCGAGCAGGGCGAGGACCTGTACGGCGTCTTCCTGAAGGACTACGCGCCCGGGAAGTGGTGA
- a CDS encoding wax ester/triacylglycerol synthase family O-acyltransferase yields MTSDLLAPLDLAFWNIESARHPMHLGALGVFSCHSPAAGAHAADLLAARAAAVPGLRMRIRDVWLPDVRLRRDLAAGRLPLALGGAAREAAPDFDPLDHVRLHAPTDDFHAVAGGLMERPLERGKPPWEAHVLPGKSGTSFAVLFKFHHALADGLRALTLAAAIMDPMDLPEPRPRPQQPARGFLPDVRKLPDILRGALADVGRALDIGASVALSTLGMRSSSAFTSEPSGTRLTAGVAVDLDDVHRVRKSAGGTVNDVLIAVVAGALRRWLDERGDGSAGVEPRALIPVSNRRPRTAHPQGNRLSGYLIRLPVADPDPLERLRSVRTAMDRNKDAGPNRGAGAVALLADHVPALGHRLGGPLVSQAARLWFDILVTSVPLPSLGLKLGGSPLDEIYPLAPLARGQSLAVAISTYRGRVHYGLVADARAVPDLERLACAVPDEVATLLTACRT; encoded by the coding sequence GTGACTTCCGACCTGCTCGCACCGCTCGACCTGGCGTTCTGGAACATCGAGTCCGCCCGGCACCCGATGCATCTCGGCGCCCTCGGGGTGTTCTCCTGCCACTCGCCCGCCGCGGGCGCCCATGCCGCCGATCTGCTGGCGGCCCGGGCCGCCGCGGTGCCCGGACTGCGGATGCGCATCCGTGACGTCTGGCTGCCGGACGTACGACTGCGGCGGGACCTCGCCGCCGGGCGCCTCCCGCTCGCCCTCGGGGGTGCCGCCCGCGAAGCCGCTCCCGACTTCGACCCGCTCGACCATGTGCGGCTGCACGCCCCCACCGACGACTTCCACGCCGTCGCCGGGGGGCTCATGGAGCGCCCGCTGGAGCGCGGCAAGCCGCCGTGGGAGGCCCATGTGCTGCCGGGGAAGTCCGGCACGTCCTTCGCCGTGCTCTTCAAGTTCCACCATGCGCTGGCCGACGGACTGCGGGCCCTGACGCTCGCCGCCGCCATCATGGACCCGATGGATCTGCCGGAGCCCCGGCCGCGCCCCCAGCAGCCCGCCCGGGGCTTCCTGCCGGATGTGCGCAAGCTGCCGGACATCCTGCGCGGCGCGCTCGCCGATGTGGGCCGCGCCCTCGACATCGGCGCCTCCGTGGCGCTGTCCACCCTCGGGATGCGCTCGTCGTCCGCCTTCACCTCCGAGCCCAGCGGCACCCGGCTGACGGCCGGTGTCGCCGTCGACCTCGACGATGTGCACCGGGTACGCAAGTCGGCGGGCGGCACCGTCAACGACGTCCTCATCGCCGTGGTCGCGGGCGCGCTGCGCCGCTGGCTGGACGAACGCGGCGACGGCAGCGCGGGCGTCGAACCCCGGGCCCTGATCCCCGTCTCCAACCGCCGCCCGCGCACCGCGCACCCGCAGGGCAACCGGCTCTCCGGCTATCTGATACGGCTCCCGGTCGCCGACCCGGACCCGCTGGAGCGGCTGCGCAGCGTGCGCACCGCCATGGACCGCAACAAGGACGCCGGACCCAACCGGGGCGCCGGCGCCGTCGCACTGCTCGCCGACCATGTCCCGGCCCTGGGGCACCGGCTGGGCGGACCGCTGGTCAGCCAGGCCGCCCGGCTCTGGTTCGACATCCTGGTCACCAGCGTGCCGCTGCCCAGCCTCGGTCTGAAGCTCGGCGGCAGCCCGCTCGACGAGATCTACCCGCTCGCCCCGCTGGCCCGCGGCCAGTCCCTGGCGGTGGCGATCTCCACCTATCGCGGGCGCGTCCACTACGGACTGGTCGCCGACGCCAGGGCGGTTCCTGACCTGGAGCGGCTGGCCTGTGCGGTGCCCGACGAGGTGGCGACCCTGCTGACGGCCTGCCGCACCTGA